Proteins encoded in a region of the Pseudanabaena sp. BC1403 genome:
- a CDS encoding PAS domain S-box protein, which produces MTSFYAIAICLSLFILLVGFLFFTREGNRRRTEKLLRQQSDRERLVTQIAHQIRQSLNLDEVLATTVKEVQLFLQADRVLIYRLWDDGTGSAIHETVLPAYPSILGQVFPEEVFPQQYHQAYSLGKARSIANVMQADVELCLADFVKQFGVQAKLVVPIIQENRKGNESETSHPYLWGLLIAHQCNHPRQWEDWEVELMKQLATQVAIAIQQSELYKQLQHLNMQLELRVQQRTIELANVNASLRDEISERQRTEVALRHTNETLQALVSASPRAIFMLDLEGRVKIWNPAAEQMFGWKEDEVINHPSPIPLDEQLEDRTTILNSVLQGKTYTRLEMSRLKKDGSAIDIIFSAAPLPDSNGEISGLVAVIADISEQKRQAEQVRLLQSVVVNTNDAVIVTEAESIDAPGPRILYVNEAFTRITGYKPEEVLGKTPRILQGAKTDQAQLKKVRNALCRWESITVEVINYCKDGSEFWNEFSLVPVANAKGWYTHWIAVQRDTTERKQVEQALRQSEERFRSLIENALDIIMILDPDGTIGYVSPSVEKVLGYAVTELVGENVNAFIHPEDLPIAQSFPQVTLRDRLTNNNQAEILNPIEFRHRHQDGSWRILEAISQPFADSAATLRVMVNARDITERKRLDEIWLALEREKELSELKTRFFSMASHEFRTPLSTALAAAQVLENSQQEWDNTEKRLRNLHRIQDSVRNMVQLLDDILTINRAETGKLAFNPKSLALEAYCRHFVEEMQLNAGNLHQLTFSCQGRSQHVCLDEKLLRSMLSNLLSNAIKYSPQGGNISLSLQFQSGNLIIKVQDQGIGILLEDQKQLFEPFHRGKNVKTISGTGLGLVVVKKCVDLHQGHISISSEVGRGTTCVINIPLKSKPLNGDGLL; this is translated from the coding sequence ATGACCAGTTTTTATGCGATCGCAATTTGCCTTAGCCTTTTCATCCTATTGGTAGGCTTCCTTTTTTTTACAAGAGAAGGAAATCGTCGTCGTACAGAAAAATTATTGCGACAGCAGAGCGATCGCGAAAGACTGGTTACACAAATTGCTCACCAAATTCGCCAATCCCTCAATCTTGATGAAGTCCTTGCCACCACAGTCAAAGAAGTCCAACTCTTTTTGCAAGCAGATCGCGTCCTAATTTATCGCCTATGGGACGATGGCACTGGTAGCGCTATCCATGAAACTGTCTTACCAGCCTACCCCAGTATTTTAGGTCAAGTCTTTCCCGAAGAAGTTTTCCCTCAACAATATCATCAAGCTTACTCTTTAGGAAAAGCTCGCTCCATTGCTAACGTTATGCAGGCTGATGTAGAACTGTGTCTTGCTGATTTTGTAAAACAGTTTGGAGTTCAAGCTAAACTAGTAGTACCAATTATTCAAGAAAATCGCAAAGGGAATGAGTCAGAAACTTCTCATCCCTATCTCTGGGGATTATTGATCGCGCATCAATGCAATCATCCACGCCAATGGGAAGACTGGGAAGTGGAGCTAATGAAGCAACTCGCTACTCAGGTAGCGATCGCTATTCAACAATCAGAGCTTTATAAGCAACTTCAACATCTCAATATGCAACTCGAACTGCGAGTTCAACAGCGTACCATCGAACTTGCTAATGTTAATGCTTCCCTACGAGATGAGATTTCAGAACGGCAGCGTACGGAAGTTGCCCTGCGCCATACCAATGAAACCCTCCAAGCTCTAGTCAGTGCTTCTCCCCGTGCAATTTTTATGCTGGATTTAGAAGGGAGAGTTAAAATCTGGAATCCTGCGGCTGAACAGATGTTTGGCTGGAAAGAAGATGAGGTAATTAATCATCCTAGTCCAATTCCATTAGATGAACAATTAGAAGATCGTACCACCATCCTAAATAGCGTTCTTCAAGGTAAAACCTATACTCGATTAGAAATGTCTCGCTTAAAAAAAGATGGCTCAGCGATCGACATCATTTTCTCGGCGGCTCCCTTGCCCGACTCAAATGGGGAAATCAGCGGACTCGTTGCTGTAATCGCGGATATTTCCGAACAAAAAAGACAAGCAGAACAGGTGCGACTATTGCAATCCGTCGTAGTCAATACCAATGACGCAGTAATCGTTACAGAAGCAGAATCTATCGACGCTCCTGGTCCCAGAATCCTCTATGTAAATGAAGCTTTTACAAGAATCACTGGCTACAAACCTGAAGAGGTGTTAGGAAAAACGCCACGAATTTTGCAAGGAGCAAAAACGGATCAAGCCCAACTCAAGAAAGTCCGCAATGCACTTTGCCGATGGGAATCTATCACGGTTGAAGTCATTAACTATTGCAAAGATGGATCAGAATTTTGGAATGAATTTAGCCTAGTGCCTGTCGCGAATGCAAAAGGTTGGTATACCCATTGGATTGCTGTGCAGCGTGACACTACTGAGCGTAAGCAAGTTGAACAAGCACTGCGACAAAGCGAAGAACGCTTCCGATCGCTGATCGAAAATGCCTTAGATATTATTATGATCCTCGATCCTGATGGCACAATTGGCTATGTTAGTCCCTCTGTCGAAAAAGTTTTAGGCTATGCTGTCACTGAGCTTGTTGGCGAAAATGTAAATGCATTTATTCATCCAGAGGATTTGCCGATCGCCCAAAGTTTTCCGCAAGTGACATTGCGCGATCGCCTTACCAATAATAATCAAGCCGAAATTCTCAATCCCATCGAATTTCGGCATCGGCATCAAGATGGTTCTTGGCGAATTCTTGAAGCCATCAGTCAGCCCTTTGCTGATAGTGCAGCAACTTTGCGCGTTATGGTCAATGCCCGTGACATCACTGAGCGTAAACGCCTTGATGAAATTTGGCTAGCTCTTGAAAGAGAGAAAGAACTAAGTGAGTTAAAAACGCGCTTTTTCTCCATGGCATCCCATGAGTTTCGCACGCCATTGAGCACAGCTTTAGCAGCAGCTCAGGTTCTCGAAAACTCTCAACAGGAATGGGATAATACTGAAAAAAGATTGCGTAACTTACATCGTATCCAAGATTCAGTGAGGAATATGGTGCAGTTACTTGATGACATTTTGACAATCAATCGTGCTGAGACAGGAAAACTCGCATTTAACCCTAAATCTCTAGCACTAGAAGCCTATTGCCGTCATTTCGTCGAAGAGATGCAACTCAATGCTGGAAATCTGCATCAGCTCACTTTTAGTTGTCAAGGAAGGTCTCAGCATGTTTGTCTGGATGAAAAGCTATTGCGATCGATGCTCTCTAATTTACTTTCTAACGCTATTAAATATTCTCCACAGGGTGGGAATATCTCTCTTTCTCTACAGTTCCAATCAGGCAACCTCATAATTAAAGTTCAAGATCAAGGGATTGGTATTTTACTAGAAGATCAAAAACAATTGTTTGAGCCCTTTCATCGAGGTAAAAATGTCAAAACTATCTCTGGCACTGGGCTAGGTTTAGTTGTCGTCAAAAAATGTGTGGATTTACATCAAGGGCATATTTCCATCAGTAGCGAAGTTGGACGAGGAACAACCTGTGTAATCAATATTCCCTTGAAATCCAAGCCCCTTAATGGGGATGGCTTGTTATAA
- a CDS encoding phycobilisome rod-core linker polypeptide yields the protein MSLPLLEYKPLSQNQRVAGFEVAGDEQPRIYSTDNLLSGFEMDLLISAAYRQICNEQQMLESHRQVNLESQLRAGQITVRGFIRGLVLSDSFRRLTFDSNNNYRFAEICIQRILGRNVYSDREKIAWSIVIATKGIQAFVDELLSSEEYLSNFGDSVVPYQRRRILAKQTKGEVTFAHTARYGADYRDRMPKQVFKGNKGAARLDYVRWEWQKNPPAIVSKIGAGITYAGAAFVGVLLLGVLIGL from the coding sequence ATGTCGCTTCCATTGTTAGAGTACAAACCTTTATCCCAAAATCAGCGCGTGGCTGGATTTGAAGTCGCAGGTGATGAGCAACCTCGGATTTATAGCACCGACAATCTGCTATCTGGCTTTGAGATGGATTTGTTGATCAGCGCCGCCTATCGTCAAATCTGCAATGAACAGCAGATGCTAGAAAGCCATCGTCAAGTAAATCTAGAGTCTCAGCTGCGAGCAGGACAAATTACAGTTAGAGGATTCATTCGTGGCTTGGTATTATCTGATTCCTTCAGACGATTGACTTTTGATAGTAATAATAACTATCGCTTTGCCGAGATTTGTATCCAGCGAATTCTTGGTCGTAATGTCTATAGCGATCGCGAAAAGATTGCATGGTCAATTGTGATTGCGACCAAGGGCATCCAAGCTTTTGTTGATGAGTTGCTCAGTAGCGAAGAATATCTCAGTAACTTTGGTGATAGTGTTGTTCCCTATCAACGTCGTCGTATCTTGGCTAAGCAGACCAAGGGCGAAGTCACCTTTGCTCATACTGCTCGTTATGGTGCTGACTATCGAGATCGTATGCCTAAACAAGTCTTTAAAGGCAATAAAGGCGCGGCTAGATTGGATTATGTCCGTTGGGAATGGCAAAAGAATCCACCTGCTATTGTTAGCAAAATTGGTGCAGGTATTACCTATGCTGGTGCTGCTTTTGTTGGTGTATTGCTATTGGGAGTTTTAATTGGGTTGTAA
- a CDS encoding phycobilisome rod-core linker polypeptide, with the protein MVSTFINPLVNPEANLGVSRFDETEPIQLWQNHSESEVDLVIRAAYRQVLGNAYLMESERLLVAESQLRQGELSVREFVRQIALSDQYRARFFEPCPRMRLIELNFKHLLGRAPESAEEMADHAQLLDRGGFEMEINNYIDSDEYHHAFGEDTVPYYRGHKSQMGKKMVGFTHMFQLLRGSASSDKDPTHQNRFRLNSCIFRNRPSAIAPLKGASSAPYGKLKVSDTAAILAEVFKPKVSGIGQADSWGTSARFAAEQALRQTLLDQDLIIESLQTQLADLRPAASIGASYLKNSWQPLVVSVQGDASDSLLQQSDNQIKQIANLQAQIADARRYASIGDARLNKWRSRVFNS; encoded by the coding sequence ATGGTCAGTACTTTTATTAATCCATTGGTTAACCCAGAAGCAAACCTTGGGGTTAGTCGATTCGATGAAACAGAACCAATCCAACTTTGGCAAAATCATTCCGAATCTGAGGTCGATTTAGTTATTCGTGCCGCCTATCGCCAAGTACTTGGCAATGCCTATTTAATGGAAAGCGAACGGTTGCTTGTTGCCGAATCTCAACTTAGACAGGGAGAACTCTCTGTACGCGAATTTGTGCGTCAGATTGCCCTATCGGATCAGTATCGCGCTAGATTTTTTGAGCCATGTCCACGAATGCGATTAATTGAACTCAACTTCAAACATTTGCTCGGTCGTGCTCCTGAAAGTGCTGAAGAGATGGCTGATCATGCTCAGTTACTCGATCGCGGTGGGTTTGAGATGGAAATCAATAATTACATCGATAGCGATGAATATCATCATGCTTTTGGCGAAGATACCGTTCCTTACTATCGTGGGCATAAATCCCAAATGGGGAAGAAAATGGTGGGATTTACGCATATGTTTCAGCTTTTGCGCGGATCAGCTAGCAGCGATAAAGATCCAACTCATCAAAATCGCTTTCGACTGAATAGTTGTATTTTCCGAAATCGTCCAAGCGCGATCGCACCACTCAAGGGCGCATCTTCTGCTCCCTACGGCAAGCTCAAAGTTAGTGATACTGCTGCCATTCTTGCTGAAGTCTTTAAGCCTAAAGTCTCAGGTATCGGACAAGCCGATTCTTGGGGGACATCGGCAAGGTTTGCTGCCGAACAAGCATTACGCCAAACTCTACTCGATCAAGATCTCATTATCGAAAGTTTGCAAACACAACTTGCCGATCTTCGTCCAGCGGCTTCTATTGGTGCATCTTATCTCAAAAATTCTTGGCAACCTTTGGTCGTCTCAGTTCAAGGAGATGCCTCTGACTCCTTATTACAACAGTCAGACAATCAGATTAAACAGATTGCAAACCTGCAAGCTCAGATTGCCGATGCGCGGAGATATGCCTCGATCGGTGATGCGCGATTGAACAAATGGCGCAGCCGCGTTTTCAATAGTTAA
- a CDS encoding response regulator transcription factor — protein sequence MRILLVEDDIRLAETLAEALTDERYVVDIAADGETGWHQAQSLDYDLMLLDLMLPELDGISLCHRLRSHGYSLPILMLTACDTIDHEINGLDVGADDYIVKPVDLQKLFARIRALLRRGSQIASPVLEWGELYLNPSTCEVGYGENPIHLTPKEYSLLELLLRNGRRVLSRSVMIEHVWSLESPPEEHTVKVHIRGLRQKMKAAGANEDLIETVHSMGYRLNRNYSKLR from the coding sequence ATGAGGATTCTTCTAGTTGAAGATGATATCCGCCTTGCCGAAACCTTGGCTGAAGCGCTAACCGATGAGCGCTATGTTGTGGATATTGCCGCTGATGGTGAAACTGGCTGGCATCAAGCTCAGTCCCTAGATTACGATCTGATGCTTTTGGATTTAATGTTGCCAGAACTGGATGGTATTAGTCTCTGCCATCGGTTGCGATCCCATGGCTACAGCTTACCAATCTTGATGCTTACTGCTTGCGACACGATCGATCATGAAATTAACGGGCTAGACGTGGGAGCCGATGATTATATTGTTAAGCCTGTTGATTTACAAAAGCTATTTGCAAGGATTCGCGCCCTATTACGTCGTGGTAGTCAAATCGCATCGCCAGTCTTGGAGTGGGGTGAACTGTATCTTAATCCAAGCACTTGCGAAGTTGGCTATGGTGAAAATCCTATCCATTTAACGCCCAAGGAATATTCTCTTTTAGAATTGCTACTTCGCAATGGAAGAAGGGTATTGAGCCGTAGTGTCATGATCGAGCATGTTTGGTCTTTGGAGTCACCGCCAGAGGAGCATACCGTGAAGGTGCATATTCGAGGTTTGCGTCAAAAGATGAAAGCCGCAGGTGCTAACGAAGATTTAATTGAGACAGTTCATAGTATGGGCTACCGTCTAAATCGGAATTACAGTAAACTTCGCTAA
- a CDS encoding CmpA/NrtA family ABC transporter substrate-binding protein: protein MQLSRRKLLTSFGVAASTVLLSNCTPKTSVNQSLQINPEVKVSDIPEVQSVRLGIIPSLEIAPILVAQNKKLFAKYGMTDVELVPFKSWQDICDRTAIGTELGTSDDGIDGGHFYSPLPELMNEGLIKRHPRKTAMYVLMRLHTHGGYIVASKRLKPFGIQLKRATFSPWQDVAKFFGQPMYGAIAELGSNYDLWLRYWLASMDVIPKQNIDILEIPFDEIIPQVKQNKADLLCLDSWRSLKLIEANLADPAIAIGEIWHNYPGEILAMRADWVDKYPIATQALLQAIMEAQIWCDDPANVRELDTLLALSFTSRNLISEPIKMFSQLFQNSPKQSMKRLKIDSPNSISSIKYWSNDDISVSYPYKSHDFWFLREYHRWNPLPNDFETKETIDAVNREDLWKNAAKAIGVPDTNIPISTSRGVETFFDGSTYDPKLSNI, encoded by the coding sequence ATGCAACTCTCTAGACGTAAGCTCCTAACTAGCTTTGGCGTAGCAGCAAGTACAGTATTGCTGAGTAACTGTACGCCTAAAACCTCAGTAAATCAGTCACTTCAGATTAATCCTGAAGTGAAGGTGTCTGACATCCCAGAAGTACAATCAGTTCGGCTTGGCATAATTCCATCGCTCGAAATTGCGCCAATTTTAGTTGCCCAAAATAAAAAACTATTTGCCAAATATGGCATGACTGATGTGGAACTGGTTCCATTTAAATCTTGGCAAGATATCTGCGATCGCACGGCAATAGGAACCGAATTGGGCACAAGTGATGATGGTATTGATGGCGGGCATTTCTATAGTCCTTTACCTGAACTGATGAATGAGGGCTTAATCAAACGACATCCGCGCAAAACCGCTATGTATGTACTGATGCGACTGCATACTCATGGCGGATATATTGTTGCCTCTAAACGACTTAAGCCTTTTGGCATTCAGCTTAAACGTGCTACCTTCTCACCTTGGCAAGATGTTGCTAAGTTCTTTGGTCAGCCAATGTATGGTGCGATCGCAGAACTAGGCAGTAATTATGACCTATGGCTAAGATATTGGCTAGCATCAATGGATGTAATTCCTAAACAAAATATCGATATTCTGGAGATTCCATTTGATGAGATCATTCCACAAGTTAAACAGAATAAAGCTGATTTACTCTGCCTAGATAGCTGGCGCAGCCTTAAATTAATTGAAGCTAACCTTGCTGACCCTGCGATCGCTATTGGTGAGATCTGGCACAATTACCCTGGGGAGATTTTGGCAATGCGAGCTGATTGGGTAGATAAATATCCGATCGCGACTCAAGCTCTGCTCCAAGCGATTATGGAAGCACAGATCTGGTGTGATGATCCTGCTAATGTTAGGGAGTTGGATACACTTTTAGCTCTAAGTTTTACAAGTCGTAATCTCATATCTGAGCCGATCAAGATGTTTTCTCAGCTTTTCCAAAATAGTCCCAAACAAAGCATGAAAAGGCTGAAGATAGATAGCCCTAATTCCATTAGTTCTATTAAATATTGGTCAAATGATGATATATCGGTTTCATATCCATACAAAAGCCACGATTTTTGGTTTCTGAGAGAATATCATCGATGGAATCCTTTGCCTAATGATTTTGAGACTAAAGAAACCATTGATGCCGTAAATCGTGAAGATCTTTGGAAAAATGCAGCTAAAGCGATCGGGGTTCCTGATACCAATATCCCCATTTCAACTTCACGAGGAGTAGAAACTTTTTTTGATGGTTCAACTTACGATCCTAAATTATCAAACATATAG
- the wecB gene encoding non-hydrolyzing UDP-N-acetylglucosamine 2-epimerase, whose amino-acid sequence MSTQFHVCITLGTRPEAIKLAPIIHLFRNNLEFQTSVILTGQHREMVEQVMQLFELKADYDLDIMQPKQTLTQITCNSLNGLEKLYKEIQPNIVLVQGDTTTAFAAALAAFYQQIPVGHVEAGLRTDNLFNPFPEEANRRLVSQIAQLHFAPTNASVHNLQVSGVKTGIHNTGNTVIDALLYVSGRSPKCEIKGLDWSAHRVILATVHRRENWGEPLAQIIQAWLQILADFPDVALVLPLHLNPVVREPLIEKLGNHPRIFLVEPLDYEQLVGAMQRCYLIMSDSGGLQEEAPSLGKPVLVLRSTTERPEAVDAGTSKLVGTETDDIVAAASKLLSDRNAYDQMANIANPFGDGKSSQRILDIVHSFLNASR is encoded by the coding sequence GTGTCAACTCAATTCCATGTTTGTATTACTTTAGGAACTCGTCCAGAGGCTATTAAACTTGCTCCAATCATTCATCTATTCAGAAATAATCTTGAGTTCCAAACTTCGGTGATTTTAACTGGGCAACATCGAGAAATGGTGGAACAGGTGATGCAGTTGTTTGAACTCAAAGCAGATTATGACTTGGACATCATGCAGCCGAAGCAAACTCTCACTCAGATTACCTGTAACAGTTTGAACGGTTTAGAGAAGTTATACAAAGAAATTCAGCCAAATATTGTTCTAGTCCAAGGTGATACAACTACAGCTTTTGCGGCGGCGTTAGCTGCCTTTTATCAGCAAATTCCTGTTGGACATGTGGAGGCAGGGCTGCGAACAGACAATCTATTTAATCCATTTCCTGAAGAAGCAAATCGTCGTTTAGTCTCACAAATTGCCCAGCTTCATTTTGCGCCTACCAACGCCTCAGTGCATAATCTCCAAGTTTCTGGCGTAAAAACTGGTATCCACAACACAGGTAATACAGTAATTGATGCATTGTTATATGTTTCAGGGCGATCGCCTAAATGTGAGATTAAAGGCTTAGATTGGTCAGCCCATCGGGTGATTTTAGCCACCGTCCATCGTCGGGAGAATTGGGGAGAGCCGTTAGCTCAAATTATCCAAGCATGGTTGCAGATCTTGGCAGACTTTCCTGATGTGGCTTTGGTATTGCCATTGCATCTTAATCCTGTGGTGCGGGAGCCTTTAATCGAGAAACTGGGCAATCATCCACGGATTTTCTTGGTTGAACCTTTGGATTATGAACAATTGGTTGGGGCTATGCAGCGCTGCTATCTGATCATGAGTGACTCAGGTGGCTTGCAAGAAGAAGCCCCGAGTCTCGGTAAACCCGTATTGGTATTGCGTTCCACCACTGAGCGTCCAGAAGCGGTTGATGCAGGTACAAGCAAGCTGGTCGGCACAGAAACCGATGATATTGTGGCAGCGGCTTCCAAATTGCTCAGCGATCGCAATGCCTATGACCAAATGGCGAATATTGCTAATCCCTTTGGCGATGGCAAATCTAGTCAGCGTATCCTAGATATAGTTCATTCTTTTTTAAACGCCTCGCGCTGA
- a CDS encoding M48 family metallopeptidase: MKLAEFLIQGQQLRQQDRTLAIAYFEQCLQNTATGENVEEDPSTTIRVLLDLAVELIATKQSESLQRAQALVQQAGEALNQNPDHVHGQEAYLLYVRAILALELGELSDVLHVLEAAHESYGNSLEGQSLVDDAIGQYYLQVNDIQSALMSFERSLSARLEIEDECTIAKSYVYLGQLYLASGDIHQAASLFQSTLDIALANSDNFLRLQALKGMVKVAIAESQWQLAIELSKDAISLLKEPVDSIEIGYLYCDMAEALLGNRQVEDSLICIRVNVLPRFRDYQYLRGIAIAKHIRGRIYVYRLLDGLDSLDEDAIETAEDSLLDASIAFEQFGMMPEYAKSLYDLACLYQICGSSQFQYQYQGKSLRSLELSLSVLDQIGMSNTQIASQVEAMLNKVMRGSF, from the coding sequence ATGAAATTAGCTGAATTTCTGATCCAAGGACAGCAACTGCGGCAGCAGGATCGCACCTTAGCGATCGCCTATTTTGAGCAATGTCTTCAAAATACAGCCACTGGTGAAAACGTCGAAGAAGATCCCAGTACGACCATCAGGGTTTTACTTGATCTTGCTGTGGAGTTAATTGCCACAAAACAATCTGAATCATTGCAAAGAGCACAAGCTCTTGTGCAACAGGCGGGGGAAGCTTTAAATCAAAATCCAGATCATGTTCACGGACAAGAGGCTTATTTGCTGTATGTGCGTGCAATTCTGGCGCTCGAATTGGGGGAATTGAGCGATGTTTTACATGTTTTGGAGGCGGCTCATGAATCTTATGGAAATAGTTTGGAGGGACAATCTCTCGTTGATGATGCCATCGGTCAATATTATTTACAAGTAAATGATATTCAATCTGCTTTAATGAGTTTTGAGCGCTCCCTGTCAGCGCGACTAGAAATAGAAGACGAATGCACGATTGCCAAAAGCTACGTTTACTTGGGGCAATTGTATTTGGCTTCTGGTGATATTCATCAAGCAGCTAGCCTTTTTCAAAGTACTCTCGATATTGCTTTAGCCAATTCCGATAATTTTTTGCGTTTGCAGGCGCTTAAAGGAATGGTAAAAGTTGCGATCGCTGAGTCTCAATGGCAATTAGCTATTGAATTAAGTAAAGATGCGATATCTCTACTCAAAGAGCCTGTTGATTCCATCGAAATTGGCTATTTATATTGTGATATGGCTGAAGCTCTGCTAGGCAATCGCCAGGTTGAAGACAGCCTGATCTGTATCAGAGTGAATGTTCTGCCTCGTTTCCGCGATTATCAATATCTACGGGGGATTGCGATCGCCAAACATATTCGAGGACGCATCTATGTATATCGATTGCTCGATGGCTTAGATAGTCTTGATGAAGATGCGATCGAAACGGCTGAAGACTCATTACTTGATGCTTCGATCGCTTTTGAGCAATTTGGGATGATGCCTGAATATGCCAAATCTCTCTACGATTTAGCCTGTCTATATCAGATATGTGGTAGTTCGCAGTTTCAATATCAATATCAAGGCAAGTCTTTGCGATCGCTAGAATTATCGCTTAGTGTCTTAGATCAAATTGGCATGAGTAATACCCAGATTGCCTCACAGGTTGAAGCAATGCTAAATAAAGTCATGCGCGGTAGTTTCTAG